One Methanobacterium formicicum DSM 3637 genomic window, TAAACACCTAAATTTTTTATCCAAATCTTTTTTAATATTCACCCTTAATTCATCCGAGTTTTCCAATTAAAATCTTTAATAATCATTTATTTTACTAATCCTTTATCTCGGCAAGATGGTTCCTCAGGTAACTGATTAGTCCTCCTTCGTTCATGATCCCCATCATGAAATCAGGGAGCGCTGTTATCTGGAACTCTTTGGAATTTGTTAAATCCTTTAAAACACCTTTATCAATGTCTATCTGGATTTCATCTCCTTCTTCGATGTTTCGAGAAATACCTTTGGCTTCTATAAGGAGTAATCCAATGTTTGTGGAGTTTCTGTAGAATATTCTGGCAAAGGATTCTGCTACCACTGCAGATATTCCTGCTCCTTTTATGGCGATTGGTGCGTGTTCACGTGATGATCCGCAGCCAAAGTTTTTCCCAGCAACAATTATGTCACCTTTTCCTACTTTTTGTGAGAATTCAGGGTCGTATCCTTCCATAACGCATGATGCGAGTTCTTTTTCCCCCGTTAACACCAGGTATCTGCCAGGAACTATTATATCAGTGTCCACGTCATCCGGGAACTTCCAAACCTTTCCTTTAAGTACTTTTTCCATAATTACCACCTTTAAATATCGTATAATGATTAATACCTTGTTTAAGATCTTTAATTAGATCAAAACTTCTAATAACAATTAAATCATCTTTAGATGTTTTATCTTGGATCTGTTATTTCTCCCTTGATTGCTGATGCTGCAGCTACTGCGGCGGAGCTGAGGTAGACTTCTGCTTCAGGGCTTCCTTGTCTTCCTTTGAAGTTCCGGTTGGATGTGGAGAGGCTTACTTCTCCTGGTCCCAGGAGTCCTACGTGACCACCCAGGCAGGGCCCACAACAGGGGTTGCATACCAGGGCACCGGCATCCACAAATATGTTCATCAGGCCCTGATCCAGTGCTTGCCTGTATATTTCGCGTGAGGCCGGTATTACCAGCATCCGGACATCAGAAGATATTTGTTTTCCTTTCAGGATTTCTGCTGCCACCTGCAAATCATCCAGGCGTCCGTTGGTACAGGACCCCAGAAATACCTGGTCTATTGGTGTTCCTTCCACTTCAGTCACTGGTTTTGCATTGTCCACATGGTGGGGGCAGGCTATCTGTGGTTCCAGGTCATTTACATTCACGTACATTGTAGTGAGGGAATCTGCATCTTCATCGGTTTTGAAAGCCTGGTAAGGTTTGTTAGTGCGTCCTTTCAGGTACTGGATGGTTTTCTCATCCACTTCCACCATTCCAGTTTTACCCCCCATTTCTATGGCCATGTTACACAGTGCCATTCGCTGGGATACCGACATGTTACTGGTTGTTTCTCCTCCAAATTCACAGGCCTGGTAAGTTGCACCATCCGCCCCTATTTGTCCAATTATGTTTAAAACCACATCCTTGGAGTAAACATGCCTACCTAGTTTGCCTTCTATTTCGAATTTTATGGTTTCTGGGACCTTGAACCAGAGTTTTCCTGTGGCAAATACCATTGCCATGTCTGTTGATCCGATTCCAGTAGCAAATGCACCCAATGCCCCATGAGTGCAAGTATGAGAGTCGGTTCCTACAACCACTTCCCCAGGAATTACATGTCCTTTTTCAGGAAGCACCTGGTGGCAAACTCCTTCCTTAACATCGTAGAAATTGTTTATTCCCTGTTTATCCACGAATTCCCTCATGAATATATGGTTTTGGGCTGCTTCCAGGGAATCTGCTGGTACCTGGTGGTCGAAAAGAACCACGATCTTTTCAGGGTCCCATACTTTTTCCACTCCTATTTTCTGGAAGGATTCCACAGATAAAGGTCCAGTTAGATCATGGGTCATGGCCACATCTATATTGGCCATAACAATATTTCCTGCCTCTGTTTCTTTTAATCCTGCTGATTTTGCCAGTATTTTTTCTGCCATGGTCATTGACATGTGCTTTCCTCCATTTTAAATGTAATTTATGAATTATTTACCTTGCAACTATATTTCATCTGTAATTTTAAATCGGTAATTTCAATTTGGGAATTGAATACTTCAATTGGGAATCAGGGATTTTGATCTTATTTTGAAAACCCTAATTCAGAAATGGTTATTTTGTTTACAATTTTTACAAAAATTTCAACCTCTTCAGGGTTTAAAATCTTTGAAATTTTATTTATTGTGTTTTTATGAACCTGTTTGTGCATTTCCATTATTTGATTGCCTTTAGGTGTTAACTGCAGAGAGTAAAAACGTTTATCTGCATTGGATTGAATTTTGATCACAATTCCCAGATCGATTAACTGGTTGATGGCCACTGAAACCGTTGATTTTTTCACATCCAGTTTTTTGGATAGTTCGGAAACACTTATTCCCTGGTTTTTGTCGATAAGTTCTATGTAGTACAGTTGTCGTAGGGTGTATTCTTTTAGATCTCCGGTTCGAAGTTGTGTTTGGAATTTTCTCATTAAATCGCTTAGTTTATCCATTGATTCTACCAGTTCAAGCTCCTGATTCATGGTTTTCACTCCACCAATTATATAGTTTTATCTAACTAACTATTATATATAATATTCCATATGCTCAAAGATTTTTAGCAGTTCACCATCTATTCAACAATTTCCATCTAAATAAATAATGAAAAACACAACCATAGACATATTACTTCTCAAAAGCTCGGACTAATCACATCATATATATTCTATATAGGGAACAAGTGGACAGGAGTAAGCGAGATAGTAATAAGATATAAATATTATGTAATACTAACCAGTATATTGAATAGAATAGATGATTTAATAATAGGACCCAAGAGAGATATTGGTGAGGGAATAAAATGAGGGAAATGAGCCAAGAGATAAAGGACGAATATGAGAAGATTCAGGATAAAATCTCATATGAAGACTTCTTGAAAAAGATGGAAGAATATAAAAAGGAAAACGCAGACGTAAGCTTTATCGACGATATTAGTATAGCTCATATGGTAGTAGGAGATTATATCACCGAAAAAAATGAGCCCACAGAAGAAATAAAAGATTTTTGGAAGATAGAAGAGTTAGAAACTGGCAAACAACACATAAATCTACTGGGACGAGTAATGAGCATATCCAATGTTAAAAAATTCACCAGTAAAAGAGGTAAAGAAGGAAAATTAGCAAATTTAATCATTGCCGACGACACTGGGCGAATAAGAGTTGTTTTTTGGACTGAAAATATCAAATTACTGGATAAATTCCAGGAGGGC contains:
- the hacA gene encoding homoaconitase large subunit — protein: MSMTMAEKILAKSAGLKETEAGNIVMANIDVAMTHDLTGPLSVESFQKIGVEKVWDPEKIVVLFDHQVPADSLEAAQNHIFMREFVDKQGINNFYDVKEGVCHQVLPEKGHVIPGEVVVGTDSHTCTHGALGAFATGIGSTDMAMVFATGKLWFKVPETIKFEIEGKLGRHVYSKDVVLNIIGQIGADGATYQACEFGGETTSNMSVSQRMALCNMAIEMGGKTGMVEVDEKTIQYLKGRTNKPYQAFKTDEDADSLTTMYVNVNDLEPQIACPHHVDNAKPVTEVEGTPIDQVFLGSCTNGRLDDLQVAAEILKGKQISSDVRMLVIPASREIYRQALDQGLMNIFVDAGALVCNPCCGPCLGGHVGLLGPGEVSLSTSNRNFKGRQGSPEAEVYLSSAAVAAASAIKGEITDPR
- a CDS encoding MarR family winged helix-turn-helix transcriptional regulator, with product MNQELELVESMDKLSDLMRKFQTQLRTGDLKEYTLRQLYYIELIDKNQGISVSELSKKLDVKKSTVSVAINQLIDLGIVIKIQSNADKRFYSLQLTPKGNQIMEMHKQVHKNTINKISKILNPEEVEIFVKIVNKITISELGFSK
- a CDS encoding 3-isopropylmalate dehydratase small subunit; its protein translation is MEKVLKGKVWKFPDDVDTDIIVPGRYLVLTGEKELASCVMEGYDPEFSQKVGKGDIIVAGKNFGCGSSREHAPIAIKGAGISAVVAESFARIFYRNSTNIGLLLIEAKGISRNIEEGDEIQIDIDKGVLKDLTNSKEFQITALPDFMMGIMNEGGLISYLRNHLAEIKD